The following is a genomic window from Pseudomonas sp. FP2335.
CAGCGCCGCCGCCTTCCGCGCCGACCCGAGCATCAAGAACCGCTATTTGGCCCTGAGTGCCTGACCGGAGAATGCAGATGAACAGTTTTGCGCAACCGCTCCAGAGCAACGCCCCGCTGATCAACCGCGACCGCCTGTGGCAGTCGCTGATGGACCTGGCCCAACTCGGCGCCACGCTAAAAGGCGGCGTGTGCCGCCTGGCCCTCACCGACCTCGACCGCCAGGCCCGCGACCTGTTTGTGCAGTGGTGCGAAGCGGCCGGGTGCAGCGTCAGTGTGGATGCCATCGGCAATATCTTTGCGCGCCGCGCCGGGCGCAATCCCGCCCTGCCCCCGGTGATGACCGGCAGCCATATCGACACCCAACCCACCGGCGGCAAGTTCGACGGCTGCTACGGGGTGATGGCCGGGCTGGAAGTGATCCGCACCCTGAACGATCTGAAGATTGAAACCGAAGCGCCGATTGAAGTGGTGGTGTGGACCAACGAAGAAGGCTCGCGTTTTCCGCCGTGCATGATGGGTTCCGGCGTGTTTGCCGGGAAATTCGATTTGCAGGAGACCCTGGCCAAGCTCGATGACCAGGGCCTGTCGGTGGGTGCCGAATTGCAGCGCATCGGTTATGCCGGTTCCCGCGCGGTGCTGGGCAACCCGGTGGGGGCGTATTTCGAAGCGCATATCGAACAGGGCCCGGTGCTGGAAGATCGCGCCACCACCATTGGCGTGGTCATGGGTTGCCTGGGCCAGAAGTGGTTCGACCTGACCTTCACCGGCGTCGAAGCCCACGCCGGGCCGACACCGATGCACCTGCGCAAGGACGCACTGGTCGGCGCTGCCGAGGTGGTCAGTGCAGTCAACCGTATCGCCCATCAACAGCAACCCCACGCCTGCGGCACGGTGGGTTGCCTGAGCCTGCATCCGGGTTCGCGCAATGTGATTCCGGGCCAGGTGCACATGACCCTCGACCTGCGCCACCTGCATGCCGACAAGCTGCAAGCCATGGTCGACGAGGTGCGCGGTGTGATTGAAGCCACGGCACAACAACACGGCCTGGCTTATGAGCTGACACCGACGGCCGACTTCCCGCCGCTGGACTTCGACCCGGCCTGCGTCAACGCCGTGCGCGACGCTGCGCGCAGCCTGGGCCTGAGCCATATGGACATCGTCAGCGGCGCCGGGCATGACGCGATTTTCGTCGCGGAACTGGGCCCGGCCGGGATGATCTTTGTGCCGTGCGAAGGTGGTATCAGCCACAACGAAATCGAAAACGCCGCGCCGGATGACCTGGCGGCGGGCTGCGCGGTGTTGCTGCGGGCCATGGTCAATGCGGCGCAGGGGGATCGGGCATGAGCGATATCGGGCAACTGACGGCGGTGCAATTGCTGGCGCATTTTCGCGACAAGACCCTGTCGCCGGTGGAGGTCACCGAGGATGCCTTGCTGCGCATCGAACGCTACAACCCGGTGGTAAACGCTTACTGCCATGTGGACCCGGAGGGCGCGTTGCACGCTGCGCGCGCCTCGGAACAACGCTGGTTCAAGGGCCAGCCGTGCGGCGCGCTGGACGGTGTACCGGCCTCCATCAAAGACCTCACGCTGACGCTCGGCATGCCGACCCGCAAGGGCTCGCGCACCTCATCTGCCGACGGGCCGTGGGACGTCGACGCGCCCTTCCCGGCCTTTATGCGCAAGGCCGGCGCGGTATTGCTGGGCAAAACCACCACGCCGGAATTCGGCTGGAAAGGCGTCACCGACAACCCGCTATACGGCATCACCCGCAACCCGTGGGACACGCGGACCACGGCGGGTGGTTCGTCCGGCGGCGCGGGGGCGGCGGCGGCGTTGAACCTGGGGGTGTTGCACCAGGGCAGTGATGCGGGCGGCTCGATCCGTATCCCCTGTGCGTTTACCGGCACGTTCGGGATCAAGCCGACCTTTGGTTATGTGCCGCAGTGGCCGGCCAGTTCCATGACGATTCTGTCGCACCTGGGGCCGATGACCCGCACGGTGCAAGACAGCGTATTGATGCTGCAAACCATCGCCCAGCCGGATGCGCGGGACGGTTTGAGCGGTGCGCCGAGGACTGCGCCGTGGCTGACGCCGGGGGCAGACTTGAAGGGCTTGCGGGTAGCGTACAGCCCTGCGTTCGGCTACGTGGACGTGGACCCGCAAGTGGCTAAAGTGGTCGCCCAGGCGGTTGAGGGGTTGGTGCGATTGGGCGCTCATGTCGAACAGATCGACCCCGGTTTCAGCGACCCGCTGGAGGTGTTCAGCACCCTGTGGGCAGCCGGGGCCGCACGTTTGACCGGTTCGATGAGCGACGCGCAAAAACAGCTCTTGGACCCCGGCCTGCTGCGCATCGCGCAACGGGGCGAACGCTTGAGCCTGGATGACTTCAGCGCGGCCCTTGAAGCGCGGGCGGCGTTGGTAGCGCGGATGGCTGCGTTCCACCAACATTACGACGTGCTGGTCTCGCCAATGATGCCGATCACCGCATTCGACGCCGGGCACGACGTCCCGCCGGGCTCCGGGTTACAGGAATGGACCGAATGGACACCGTTCACCTACCCCTTCAATCTCACCCAGCAACCGGCCGCGTCAGTGCCCTGCGGGTTGGCGGCGAATGGCTTGCCGGTGGGGTTGCATGTGGTCGGTGCGCGGTTTGCCGATGATGTGGTGTTGCGGGTTTGCCAGGCTTATTCAAAGGCATTCCCTACCCAGCACCTGCAAGCCCCAGTAACTCCGACCTGAAATGCAATTGAATGTGGGAGATTGGCAGTGCCCGGGCGATCTCCAGCCGAGCACTCACTCCCCATCAACCCCCATCAACTGTGGGAGCGGGCTTGCCCGCGAAAGCGGAGTGTCAGTCACAGAATTATCGACTGATCCACCGTCTTCGCGAGCAAGCCCGCTCCCACACAAGCCCGCGCCCACAGTTCTGAGCGCATTCCACTACAATGCCCCCATTCATTCTCCGGGGCTCCCATGGACATCGAACTGGCACGCACCTTCCTCGAAATCACCCGCTGCGGCAGCCTCGCCGCGGCGGCCGAGAAACTGCACGTTACCCAGACCGCCATCACCGCCCGGGTCAAAAGCCTGGAAAGCCAGCTGGGCAGCACGCTGTTCATCCGCAACCGCGCTGGCGCGCGCCTGACCGCGGATGGCGAAGCCTTCGTGGTCTACGCCAACCAGTTGCTGCAAACCTGGGAAGCCGCGCGCCGCGATCTGCCGTTGCCCGAGGGCTATCGCAACGTGCTGCACATCGGTGGCGAGGTCAGCCTGTGCAACCCGTTGATGCTCGGCTGGGCCCAGGCCCTGCGTGAACACATCCCCGGCCATGCGCTGCGCACCGAAGTGCGCGAAGGCGAATACCTGCTGCGCCAGCTGGAGCTGGGGGTGCTGGATGCCGCCCTGGTGTTCCAGCCGCAATACTGGCCGGGGTTGCAGGTGGAGCAGGTGCTGGAAGAAAAACTGATCCTGGTGCAACTGGTCAGCAACCCGGTGCCCTACGTGTACATCGACTGGGGCCCAGGCTTCCGCCAGCAACACGACGCCGCCCTGCCGGACAGGGCACGCGCCGCGCTGAGTTTCAACCTGGGCCCGCTGGCCTTGCAGTACATCCTGGAAAACGGCGGCGCCGGGTACTTCCGCACGCGGGTGGTACAAAGCTACCTCGACAGCGGCGTGATGCAGCGCGTGGCGAAGGCGCCGGAGTTCAGTTTCCCGACGTATCTGGTGTACTCGCGGGCACGGGATTCGACGGTGTTGCAACACGCGCTGGAGTTACTCCGGGGCGTGGTCAAGGCCGAGAGCGACTGGTCGCAACGCTGGGACCCGGTACTTTGAAACACACATGCGACCAGCAGAATGTTCAGGCCGGGCTACGCTCCAACACCACAAAAATAGCCAGGAGTCGGCATGCGTACCCGCTCACGAAAACGGCGTCACCTGCTGTTTGTGTTGCTGCTGGGTGGTGGCGTTCCTGCTGCTGACGGCTTCCTGCTCAGCGGTTTGCATGACGGCCGGAAAGTGAGTTACCACTTCTGCCAAATGCCGCCGATGATCATGACAACTATCCAAATGTAAGAAATGCGATAGGGCCACAACGCCCATCGCTTGAGCGCTATGGGAACTGATGCAAGTTCGGCCTCTGAAACTAGCCCTGCCTTCAAATAGGGCTTTGGATTCGAGAGGAAATCAATCATCAGCCCCATGCGATGAAATCTGTCGATCCGCTGGTTTTTTCCCCAGAAACGCTTATGCCTTCGAACCTTTTCGTTTTCACTGAAGTATTTTTCCAACTCATCGAGCTTTCGATACTCCGCAAATAACATCAGCCCCAAAAGGATGAATACGCCGGCCATCAATACAATGCTGTAGATAAGAAAAAACGACATTGTTAAGCCCGCTCCGGTTCAAAAATCAAAACGCCATCGACCTCTACAACTTTCCCCCCCAGAAAGGCACCGCTATCACCCATCCTGTCACCGCCTAAATACCCTCCCCCCGCTCCCCCAATAACTGCGCAGACCAGTTCACTCTGTCCTTTCATCGCCACACCCAAAGCGACTGAACATAGGCGACGCGCAACTTTTGCACCTGCCGCTCCGAACCAAGCAGCCCCCGCCCCACCATACACGCCTCCTTGATCTCCAATCCCGCAGCCCCGACATCCATCGCCAAACCCACATACGTGCCCTTCCCAAACCACTTCGACACCTGCGCAATCGCCCCCATGCGCTTGGCATACCCATCGATCTCGCCCTTGTGCAAAAAGCTCTTGGTGGAAATCCCCAACACGTTCTTCAACGACTGATTGCCACGCAACCCCGTGCCAAATCGCGCCGCGCCACGCAGTTGTGTGTCGAGCAATTCAAACAACACCTGGCGCTGGCGAATAAACGTCTGACGGTCCAAGCCACCGGCCTTCAAGCGCTGATGCAACTGCTCGATGTATTCCAGCGTGCGCAGCACTTCATCCAGGTGCCGCGCCCACGCCGAGGTGGTGCTGCCCACACCTATCGAGCCATAGGCCGAGAGCGACAGGTCGCAACGCTAGGACCCGGTACTTTGAAACACACATGCGACTAGCAGAATGTTCAGGCCGGGCTACGCTCCAACACCACAAAAACAGCCAGGAGTCGGCATGCGTACCCGCTCACGAAAACGGCGTCACCTACCATCTGTGCCAGATGGCCCAGATGACTGCTGCAAAAAACCAAATTCCCGCTAAGCGATAAGGCCACAACACCCAGCGTTTGAGGGCTAGAGGAACAGAGGCCAGTTCGGCTTCGGTCACGAGGCCTGCTTTCACAAAGCGCTTTGAGTCAGATAGGAAGTCGACCATCAGCCCCATCCGTTGAGACTTGTCTATCGGCTGGTTCCTTCCCCAGAAGCGCTTATGTTTGCAAACCTTTTCGTTTTCACTGAAGTAGCTTTCCAGCTCGTCGAGCTTTCTATATTCCACAAAGAGCATCAGTCCCCAGATAACAAAACACCCACCCATCAACACGATGCTGTAAGCGAGAAAAAATGACATTGTCATGCCCCCTCTGGCTCAAAGATGAATTGGCCATCGACCTCTAAGACTTTCCCCCCCAAAAAGGCACCGGTATCGCCGAAAATTGAGCCTCCTGCATACCCTCCTGCAGCACCGCCAATAATTCCACAGGCCAACCCACTGCGCTCCCTAAGCCCTACCGCCAACACGATCCTGCATGCACTACGAGCAACCTCTGCGCCATACCTCCCACCAATCGAAGCCCCCGCCACACTCCCCGCCAACCGCCCACTCTCCACATACTTCGCCCGCCGACACTGCGCCTCCCGCCCCATCACACACGCTTCCTTGATCTCCAAACCCGCAGCCCCGACGTCCATCGCCAAGCCCACATACGTGCCCTTCCCCAACCACTTCGACACCTGCGCAATCGCCCCCATGCGCTTGGCATACCCATCGATCTCGCCCTTGTGCAAAAAGCTCTTGGTGGAAATCCCCAACACGTTCTTCAACGACTGATTGCCACGCAACCCCGTGCCAAACCGCGCCGCGCCACGCAGTTGTGTGTCGAGCAATTCAAACAACACCTGGCGCTGGCGGATAAACGTCTGACGGTCCAAGCCACCGGCCTTCAAGCGCTGATGCAACTGCTCGATGTCTTCCAGCGTGCGCAGCACTTCATCCAGGTGCCGCGCCCACGCCGAGGTCGTGCTGCCCACACCTATCGAGCCGTAGGTCAGCAGGCTTTGCAGCAGGTCATAGTCATTGATCACGGCTGTGCCGACCGATGCCTTTTGCTCCAGCTCGCGCCGCACTTCTTCGGCGCGGCGCATCAACCAGGCTTCCTCTCGGGAGCAGCTCACGCTGTAGGTGTCGGGAATCACCACCAATTGCCCCGGCGTCACCAAGCCGTGGCGCAGGTGGTGGTTCAACACGTCAAAATGGTCCGAGCGCTGGCGGCTCAGGCCGTGGCCCATCAAGCGGGTTTTCAAACTGGTGAGATCGATGGTTTCGCGGTTGATATAGCCCTGCGCCATGCCCTGCATCCCGAATCCAATAGAGATGGCGTCGAAATATAAGCAGGCACTGCCGCCCCGGACACAAGCCCAGGGGGCGACCATTCAATTTGGGAAGCGGCCTACATAGGCGCAGAAACAGTGCTGACAGAAACCAGCCTAATAACCGGTCATTTCCAGGTAACCCACCCCACCGTCGAACTGCACCGGTCCTTCCCAGTAGGGAATACCAAGATTCATCCAGGCGTTCGGGTTGAGCGCCGTTGGGGTGATGTCCAGCTGTTTGCCGGGAATGTTCAGTGACCAGCGCGTGGGAATCGTGCGCCCGTCAAGAGTGGTGGTCGCCAACGGTGTCAGTTGGATGTCGGCGTTGTGCAGGGTCTGGACCTGACCCTGCTGATCGATCCAGGTGCCGGTGAGGTAACCCGCGCCGTTCTGCTGACGCACGCGGAACAGCATCAACTGTTCACCGCTGTCCAGGTGCAGGGAGAACCAGTCCCAGCCAGTCTGGCCCGCGGCGAGGGGTTGGCTGCTCCATTCGCGGTCGAGCCACGCGGGACCGCTGACCTGATAGGTGTGGCCGTCGATGCTGACGCTGCCGCTGGCGCGGAAAAACGGTTGGCTGTAGTAGTACGACGCCTGGCCCTGGTCGGATTTGCGGCTGTAGCCCTTGTCCCCTTGCAACACCAGCGGGCGGCTGGAGGTCAGGTGCAGGTCATAGGCGAACTGCGCGCCACTGGCCTTGAGTCGCATGTCGGCCAGTGGGCTCGCGGCGCCAGGTTGGCTGGCGAAGTCCCAGTCGTCGATCCACGCATTGAACGGCACCGCCTGCGCGCCGGCCTGGCCGACGCCGCCGCGGGCGTAGCGTTCGGCGGCGTAGTGGCGCGTGGCGGACGTGACGGCGGCGTGGCCCAGCCAAACCGTCGAGTCGTGCCAGCCGGGCTGCGTCGGCCCGGCCTTGAGCGCATTGCGAAACAGCGTCCATTGCACGCCGAATTCATTGCCTTGGGCGTCCTTGAGGTTGGCGGTGACGTACCACCACTCGATGCGAAAACCGTCGTGAGGGCCATGGTCGCCAGGAAAGCTGAACACCCTGCCGGGTACCACCTGGGCAAAGTCCGCCGCCGCGCTGCCCAGACCGGCGAAGCTTTCCTCGGGCGCCGGGACTTTGTCGCACGCGCCCAACAGCAGCAAAACCGCGGACAACGTCGCTCTAATCTTCATGGGCAAAGGTCCTCAACAAGTCCGCCGGACGACTGCGGTACAGCTGCCACAGCGGCCAGGCCGACGCCAGCAAGGTGGCCAGCAGCGCCAGTGCCAGCAACTGCGCAAGCTGCCACGGGAACACCTGCAACGGCAGGCGCCAACCGAACGCCTGCACGTTGATCACCGCATCCAGGCACCACGCCAGCAACAGCCCCAGGGGCACGGCGAGGACCAGCGTGAGCACCGCCAACAGCCAAGTCTGCCCCAGGTTCAGCAACATCAATTGCCGCCGTGTCACGCCCAGCGCCCACAGCGGCGCAAGTTGACCGAGGCGGCTCTGGCTCTGGGTCAACAGGCTGATAAACAGCGCCACGCCGGCGACGCCAAGGGTCAGGCTGTTGAGCGCCGCAGTGGCGGCAAAGGTGCGTTCGAACACCTGGCTCGACCAGCCCTTGAGTTGCTGTTGATCGACGATGCGACTGTCCTCCAGGGCAAACCCGCGCTGCACTTCACGCACCAGCGGCGGCACATCCTGTGGCAACACCCGCAGGTTGAAACGTGCCGGCGCCAGGGTCGGCCAGTGCGCCAGCAGGTGCTTGGCATTGATCAACAGATGGCCCTTGGGGTTGCCATAGTCGGCATAAATCCCCACCAGGACGGGCGACCAGACGCCTCGGGGTGTGGGAATACTGACCGTATCCCCCAGTTTCACCGACAGGCGCCGCGCCAATTGCTCGCTGAGCATCAGGCTGTCGCCTTGCAGCAAGCGGTCCCACGGCGCGCTCGCAGCCTCGAGCAACGGCCAATGCTGGCGATAGGTCGGGTCGTCGACCACACCGAACAGATCCGCCGGCCAACCGCGCAATTGCACGGCGACCTGCCAGGTCGGCAGTACCGCCTGCACCAACGGCTGTTGCGCCAGCCAGGTGTTGAGCTGTTCGGCTTGCGCCGGGTTTTGCGGATTGAGGTACAGCTCGGCCGTCAGGCGTTGCTCCAGCCAGTTGTTGAACGTCTGGCGGAACCCCGAGGTCATGGAGCCCGCGCCGATATTTGCCGCCAGGGCCAATAACAGTGCCATCAACGCCAGGCTCAACGCGGGCAGCTGTTGGCGGCAGTCAGCTAGAAACCATTGCCCCAGCACCGAGCGACTGCGCCCCAGCACGGCCTTGAGCACGCCATTGAGCATCACCGGCAAGCCCAGCGCCGCCCCCAGCAACAAGGCCGCCATCAGCACAAAACCGGCGGCCAGGCTGTCGCCCAGCAGCAGCGCGAGCAACGCGATCAACAGCGCGGCGGCGGCGACCCAACCCTGGCGGCGCAACCAGCGCCCATGGGCGTCGTGCCAGGCTTGGGCATTGGCCAGCGCCAGCAAGGGCAAACGCGCCGCCCGCCACACGCTACTGGCGCCGGCAAGCAGCGCGCCGAGCAGGCTCAGGCCCAGCCCGGCGGCCCACCACCAGGGGCTCAGGCTCAGTTGGCCAGCGACTTCGGCGCCATAGAGGCCCCGCAAGCTCGCCGCCACATCCGGCAGCAGCAGGCTCGCCAGCACATAACCGCTGGCCACCCCGAGCACGCCGCCGAGCAAGGACAACACGCCCAGTTCCACGGCCAGGCTGAGGATCAGTAGCCGCGCACTGACCCCGCAGGCGCGCAAGGTGCGCAACAGGCCACGACGTTGCTCCAGGGCCAGGCCGATGGCGGCGTGCACGATAAACAGCCCCACCACAAAGGACAAAAAGCCCAGGGCATCGAGGTTCAGGTGAAAGCTCTCGGTAAGGCGCGACAAGTTGTTGTCTTCGCCCTGCCTGAGTTGCAACCCGGCGGGTGGCGTGGGCTGGGCGGCGGCGTAGGCCTTGTCCAGCAGCAAGCGCGACAGACGCCCGGGCATGTCCAGCACGGGCTGGGCGAAGCCAATGTCGGTCAGCAGCAGCCCGGGGGCCATGTCCTGCCGGACCTGCAACGGCGCCAGGCGATGTCCGTTGGTGGTCAACGGCTGGTCACCCTCCTGCAACCCGAGGGCATGCAGGGTTTGCGGCGCGATCCAGGTACGCCCCGGCGGCTCGAAGAACGCCAGCATCTGCGCCTGGCTCAAGCGCTGGCCCGCCACCGCGCCGCCGCCCGGCAGCGACAACGGCTCGATGCCCATTAATTGCAGGCGCGTGTCTTCATGCCCCTGGAGCTGCACCCGCCCCTGCACCACCGGCGACACCGGCCACCCCATCCGGCGCAACTCGGCGAACAACGCCTGGGGGAAACTCGCCCCATCCGGCGCGCTCAGGCTGGCCTGGGGCTCGCCGCCGATCAATTGGCTGGCCCGCGCGTAACTGTCCCGCGCCTGGCTGTTGAGGGCCTGCACCCCGGTCAGCAACGCCGTGGCCAGCCACAACCCGGTCAACACGCTGAAAAACTGCACGGGATGGCGCCGCCAGTGGCTCAGCAGTGCGCGCAAGGCCCAGTAAAACACCGCCATCTCAAACAGCGTCCGCCGGGACAACCCGGCCACGGTGCAGCACCACTTGACGCTCCAGGCGTGCGGCGATGCGCGAGCTGTGGGTGACCATCAACAGGCTGGTGGGGCTGTCGCGCAACAGATCCAACAGCAATTGCAGTACCTCATCGCTGGTGGCTTCGTCGAGGTTGCCGGTGGGTTCATCGGCCAACAGCAGCGACGGACGCGACGCCAACGCCCGCCCCACCGCGACCCGTTGCTGCTGGCCGCCGGAGAGCTGTTCGGGATAACGCTTGAGCAAGTCGCCCAGGCCCAGGCGTTCCACCAATTGCGCTTGCCATCGCGGGTCAAACCGCCCGGCCAGGCGCGCCTGGAAGGCCAGGTTGTCGTCGACGCGCAGGCTGCCGATCAGGTTGAACTGCTGGAACACCAGGCCGATTTCGGTGCGACGCCAATCGGCCAGTTGTGCCTCACCGAGTTGATCAAGGCGTTGCTCACCGACGCGGATGC
Proteins encoded in this region:
- a CDS encoding LysR family transcriptional regulator, whose translation is MDIELARTFLEITRCGSLAAAAEKLHVTQTAITARVKSLESQLGSTLFIRNRAGARLTADGEAFVVYANQLLQTWEAARRDLPLPEGYRNVLHIGGEVSLCNPLMLGWAQALREHIPGHALRTEVREGEYLLRQLELGVLDAALVFQPQYWPGLQVEQVLEEKLILVQLVSNPVPYVYIDWGPGFRQQHDAALPDRARAALSFNLGPLALQYILENGGAGYFRTRVVQSYLDSGVMQRVAKAPEFSFPTYLVYSRARDSTVLQHALELLRGVVKAESDWSQRWDPVL
- a CDS encoding FtsX-like permease family protein, whose protein sequence is MAVFYWALRALLSHWRRHPVQFFSVLTGLWLATALLTGVQALNSQARDSYARASQLIGGEPQASLSAPDGASFPQALFAELRRMGWPVSPVVQGRVQLQGHEDTRLQLMGIEPLSLPGGGAVAGQRLSQAQMLAFFEPPGRTWIAPQTLHALGLQEGDQPLTTNGHRLAPLQVRQDMAPGLLLTDIGFAQPVLDMPGRLSRLLLDKAYAAAQPTPPAGLQLRQGEDNNLSRLTESFHLNLDALGFLSFVVGLFIVHAAIGLALEQRRGLLRTLRACGVSARLLILSLAVELGVLSLLGGVLGVASGYVLASLLLPDVAASLRGLYGAEVAGQLSLSPWWWAAGLGLSLLGALLAGASSVWRAARLPLLALANAQAWHDAHGRWLRRQGWVAAAALLIALLALLLGDSLAAGFVLMAALLLGAALGLPVMLNGVLKAVLGRSRSVLGQWFLADCRQQLPALSLALMALLLALAANIGAGSMTSGFRQTFNNWLEQRLTAELYLNPQNPAQAEQLNTWLAQQPLVQAVLPTWQVAVQLRGWPADLFGVVDDPTYRQHWPLLEAASAPWDRLLQGDSLMLSEQLARRLSVKLGDTVSIPTPRGVWSPVLVGIYADYGNPKGHLLINAKHLLAHWPTLAPARFNLRVLPQDVPPLVREVQRGFALEDSRIVDQQQLKGWSSQVFERTFAATAALNSLTLGVAGVALFISLLTQSQSRLGQLAPLWALGVTRRQLMLLNLGQTWLLAVLTLVLAVPLGLLLAWCLDAVINVQAFGWRLPLQVFPWQLAQLLALALLATLLASAWPLWQLYRSRPADLLRTFAHED
- a CDS encoding lipocalin-like domain-containing protein codes for the protein MKIRATLSAVLLLLGACDKVPAPEESFAGLGSAAADFAQVVPGRVFSFPGDHGPHDGFRIEWWYVTANLKDAQGNEFGVQWTLFRNALKAGPTQPGWHDSTVWLGHAAVTSATRHYAAERYARGGVGQAGAQAVPFNAWIDDWDFASQPGAASPLADMRLKASGAQFAYDLHLTSSRPLVLQGDKGYSRKSDQGQASYYYSQPFFRASGSVSIDGHTYQVSGPAWLDREWSSQPLAAGQTGWDWFSLHLDSGEQLMLFRVRQQNGAGYLTGTWIDQQGQVQTLHNADIQLTPLATTTLDGRTIPTRWSLNIPGKQLDITPTALNPNAWMNLGIPYWEGPVQFDGGVGYLEMTGY
- a CDS encoding amidase, which encodes MSDIGQLTAVQLLAHFRDKTLSPVEVTEDALLRIERYNPVVNAYCHVDPEGALHAARASEQRWFKGQPCGALDGVPASIKDLTLTLGMPTRKGSRTSSADGPWDVDAPFPAFMRKAGAVLLGKTTTPEFGWKGVTDNPLYGITRNPWDTRTTAGGSSGGAGAAAALNLGVLHQGSDAGGSIRIPCAFTGTFGIKPTFGYVPQWPASSMTILSHLGPMTRTVQDSVLMLQTIAQPDARDGLSGAPRTAPWLTPGADLKGLRVAYSPAFGYVDVDPQVAKVVAQAVEGLVRLGAHVEQIDPGFSDPLEVFSTLWAAGAARLTGSMSDAQKQLLDPGLLRIAQRGERLSLDDFSAALEARAALVARMAAFHQHYDVLVSPMMPITAFDAGHDVPPGSGLQEWTEWTPFTYPFNLTQQPAASVPCGLAANGLPVGLHVVGARFADDVVLRVCQAYSKAFPTQHLQAPVTPT
- a CDS encoding ABC transporter ATP-binding protein — its product is MLQVQGVFKSYATPQGPLAVLGGVDLQLPARSSLALMGESGSGKSTLLHLVAGLDRVDSGSIRVGEQRLDQLGEAQLADWRRTEIGLVFQQFNLIGSLRVDDNLAFQARLAGRFDPRWQAQLVERLGLGDLLKRYPEQLSGGQQQRVAVGRALASRPSLLLADEPTGNLDEATSDEVLQLLLDLLRDSPTSLLMVTHSSRIAARLERQVVLHRGRVVPADAV
- a CDS encoding Zn-dependent hydrolase → MNSFAQPLQSNAPLINRDRLWQSLMDLAQLGATLKGGVCRLALTDLDRQARDLFVQWCEAAGCSVSVDAIGNIFARRAGRNPALPPVMTGSHIDTQPTGGKFDGCYGVMAGLEVIRTLNDLKIETEAPIEVVVWTNEEGSRFPPCMMGSGVFAGKFDLQETLAKLDDQGLSVGAELQRIGYAGSRAVLGNPVGAYFEAHIEQGPVLEDRATTIGVVMGCLGQKWFDLTFTGVEAHAGPTPMHLRKDALVGAAEVVSAVNRIAHQQQPHACGTVGCLSLHPGSRNVIPGQVHMTLDLRHLHADKLQAMVDEVRGVIEATAQQHGLAYELTPTADFPPLDFDPACVNAVRDAARSLGLSHMDIVSGAGHDAIFVAELGPAGMIFVPCEGGISHNEIENAAPDDLAAGCAVLLRAMVNAAQGDRA